In a single window of the Drosophila albomicans strain 15112-1751.03 chromosome 3, ASM965048v2, whole genome shotgun sequence genome:
- the LOC117570725 gene encoding polycomb protein Asx isoform X3: MKTITPDTSTSAAPQEQQQQQQMPTQGATIPQQRQHIIPVIMEATAHVNLVDDDDEKDPLALDSAAHQTLPLETPQQQQHQQQQSAMNSTSPNKHTHSLRRHLPRIIMKSMPPEKKAAGNNEDALHNNAALPPTTAVTLTAATAQLAPSPAINAATTSTSASSSSTTSAPPVRGISSRRIQQQQQAKAAAAAAAAAAAATAAAAAAAAASTASPSSKAVTQASTMREVLASIPGFSVKPRRRSNKKLTTAAQIEQFKDGKIDLETPDSILASTNLRALLNKQTFSLLPPLYQHNLIQLLPSVDREASEVVQPPLQQPDEPSTSSGSGSGSVSSHEAIRLSASCLNNEFFARACLEWRERLSEGEFTPENQIKLKTEAEREKNKVDPWKLKHFEPYWGEKNAKRAPNSNPPTCKLKLEPSKQKLETTAADAAVVVTPPPPPSSTQTPTAPPPQPQQQQQEQQLQQATCDNETELKFNISTKCESTTTTTTTSTISIASENTATTGSSEATIATAETTVATINATTETLNKSSNNIISSSSNSSSSNALTEQHRRVLKRPSSSPSRRKRSDLSTIVSELPTTSKESKLIKREVVEMIVPNTTNIDEHATDELDAKLAVTINDQQPLINSTCAKNKATNTETLTTPTPTTASASIPATTSISTSTAVAATLNIIPTTIPVTTSHFAGYSPDVELVEDTKATPNVALPTATTASTSTTTRNHDFVFADTIDHAYFHDHQATISHNFYSSSSSSNSTATIIKLDDPCDKQIEDSPTMPMTMASNSLSTTTSSSSLASSNCTSSSISSSLSSSCSSSNSSTTAATTTTLAAPISLATAAETTLADMQAMLSSVATLQQQQEQQQQSTPAVELNSSEMFQHVQHDWNFGGIKLMTSAPLNSDASTIDELHGAEQHLNDEAIHMMDVVNEAEDDDIVECHNLLDNNVTEAVAEEVDEDDDNVDEDDDIVECIDAEPQDQDEVMSAMVDHVIEDSEGDTVRDIVDKLQQHHQQQQEQQQQQQHQLHSQIQDVVQLAQHSFIPQAHNVDYSNEITHELLCDAVPMSAAEMEVSSTVITNSSNSNDSSNNLSLCSSSSSSIAINQLPQQATAPAAAPPQQQQQQQRQILVDSNGQIIGNFLLQQQQQQQRQQQQLQQQQLLQQFTLQAAAQQHQQQQQQQQQQQHQQVQQQQATSSNALHKTHQTLPITLRKPFEINSNGAQQFLAPNLLAQQQQQQQLEQQQQAQQKQQQLQQFALQQAQLHQRQLLAQVANNNLLQQQQLQQQQQQQQQSYQQQPQQSVVPPKFIAKPLNIISMTRPANASPNTAATPAVVATPTAANNQQIPSSYANVVTAVQQQPATAQQQQQLNHNSNLQQQQQQSVQIPVSAVNNVLTMKAMPPSGVPTTIAQQRLQPKMPTGKGRKATTNRLPPGAVNLERSYQICQAVIQNSPNRENLKAQLRPPAAILSQQQATTTVSSTSSNTPLNVSTVAATPMSNLSTVSSNVIATAAAAAAPQNLKQEELLGGAATVAAAPALPSGMPPNVMGVGRPGVYKVIGPRMGGFPRKKYVQRKPSPTTVIRHMMTAAPGATSNAAQQLQLATGQQVAQQAPPTTPEQLLHQNGTGQYVLVHRANVGAADNQAPRASSAPPMHQNQFVTVQNPLHNLNGLTMGGRGRPASVDNNTAGNGAPVIANNDALHHHELHPQQLQQQQLGNVSAAANIVRRNVAAGKLVYY; this comes from the exons atgaaaaccaTAACGCCGGATACATCCACATCAGCAGCGCcacaagaacagcagcagcaacaacaaatgcccACTCAAGGCGCCACCATTccacaacagcgacagcataTTATACCTGTGATTATGGAAGCAACGGCGCACGTGAATCTCGtagacgatgacgatgaaaAGGATCCATTAGCTTTGGACAGCGCAGCGCATCAAACGCTGCCATTAGAGAcgccccagcagcagcaacatcaacagcagcagtccgCGATGAATTCAACGTCACCcaacaagcacacacatagtCTGAG GCGCCACCTGCCACGCATCATAATGAAATCCATGCCACCTGAGAAAAAGGCAGCAGGCAATAACGAAGATGCATTGCATAACAACGCTGCGTTaccgccaacaacagcagtaacgttaactgcagcaacagcgcaACTGGCGCCATCACCTGCCATCAACGCTGCCACTACATCCACCTCCGCCTCGTCCTCATCCACGACATCTGCACCACCTGTGCGTGGCATCAGCAGTCGTCGcatccaacagcagcagcaagctaAAGCGgctgcagcggcggcggcagcagcagcagcggcaacagcagccgcagcagcggcagcagcagcatcaacagcttCACCGAGTTCTAAGGCTGTTACCCAAGCGTCGACAATGCGTGAGGTACTGGCCTCGATACCGGGATTCAGTGTTAAGCCGCGTCGTCGCAGCAACAAGAAGCTTACAACTGCGGCGCAAATTGAGCAGTTTAAGGATGGCAAAATCGATTTGGAAACGCCAGACTCCATATTGGCATCCACAAACCTGCGCGCGTTGCTAAATAAGCAAACATTCTCATTATTGCCGCCACTGTACCAGCACAATCTTATTCAACTGTTGCCGAGCGTGGATCGCGAAGCCAGCGAGGTTGTGCAGCCACCGCTTCAGCAGCCGGACGAGCCGAGTACAAGCAGTGGGAGTGGCAGTGGTAGTGTCAGCTCCCATGAAGCCATACGATTAAGCGCCTCCTGCCTAAATAACGAGTTCTTTGCACGCGCCTGCTTAGAGTGGCGAGAACGTCTTAGCGAAGGCGAATTCACGCCAGAGAATCAAATAAAGCTGAAAACGGAAGCGGAACGGGAAAAGAACAAAGTCGATCCCTGGAAATTGAAGCACTTTGAGCCCTATTGGGGTGAGAAAAATGCGAAACGTGCACCGAATTCCAACCCGCCCACCTGTAAGCTTAAGCTCGAGCCCTCAAAGCAGAAGCTGgagacaacagcagctgatgcAGCTGTAGTAGTAacgccaccaccaccaccatcatcaACACAAACACCAACAGCACCACCtccacagccacaacagcagcagcaagaacaacaactacaacaagcaACATGTGATAATGAGactgaattgaaatttaatatt AGCACAAAGTGCGAATCCACAACCACGACAaccacaacatcaacaatatcCATAGCCAGTGAGAATACTGCAACTACTGGCAGTAGCgaagcaacaatagcaacagcagaaacaacagTGGCAACTATTaatgcaacaacagaaacattaaataaaagtagcaacaacatcattagcagcagtagcaacagcagcagcagcaacgcttTAACGGAGCAACATCGGCGCGTTCTGAAACGCCCGTCGAGCAGTCCATCACGACGCAAACGCAGCGATCTATCGACAATCGTCAGTGAGTTGCCAACAACGTCAAAAGAAAGCAAGCTAATAAAACGAGAGGTTGTGGAGATGATTGTTCctaatacaacaaatattgatGAGCATGCGACCGACGAGTTGGATGCAAAATTAGCAGTAACAATAAACGACCAGCAGCCACTTATAAACAGTACCTGTGCTAAAAACAAGGCAACAAATACGGAGACATTAACAacgccaacaccaacaacagcatctGCATCAataccagcaacaacatcaatatccacatcaacagcagtagcagcaacattAAACATTATACCTACAACAATTCCTGTGACTACCAGTCACTTTGCAGGCTACTCGCCGGATGTGGAACTTGTTGAAG ACACCAAAGCAACGCCTAATGTGGCGctaccaacagcaacaactgcgtCGACATCGACAACCACAAGAAACCATGACTTTGTATTTGCAGATACAATCGATCACG CTTACTTCCACGATCATCAAGCAACCATTAGCCACAATTTCTattcctcatcatcatcatcaaatt cgacagcaacaatcaTTAAACTGGACGATCCTTGTGATAAGCAGATTGAGGATTCACCAACAATGCCCATGACAATGGCCAGTAATTCGCTATCGACAACAACGTCATCGAGTTCGTTGGCGTCCAGCAATTGCACATCGTCATCGATATCATCTTCGTTATCATCGTCCTGTTCCAGCAGCAACTCCTCGACAACGGCTGCCACAACAACGACTTTGGCAGCCCCAATATCGCTAGCAACAGCTGCTGAAACAACGCTTGCTGATATGCAAGCAATGCTCAGCTCAGTGGCCACacttcaacagcaacaggagcaacagcaacaatcaaCGCCCGCCGTGGAATTAAATTCTAGTGAAATGTTTCAGCATGTTCAGCACGATTGGAACTTTGGTGGCATTAAATTGATGACATCGGCGCCATTAAATAGTGACGCATCAACAATCGACGAATTGCATGGAGCAGAGCAACATTTAAATGACGAGGCTATCCACATGATGGATGTGGTAAATGAAGCAGAGGATGATGACATTGTGGAATGTCACAATCTGCTGGACAATAATGTCACCGAGGCAGTGGCCGAAGAGGTTGACGAAGACGATGATAATGTCGATGAGGATGACGATATTGTTGAATGCATTGACGCTGAGCCACAAGACCAGGATGAAGTGATGAGTGCAATGGTTGATCACGTTATCGAGGACAGCGAGGGCGACACTGTGCGTGATATTGTTGACAAATtacagcagcatcatcaacagcagcaggaacaacagcagcagcaacaacatcaattgCATTCGCAAATTCAGGATGTGGTGCAATTAGCGCAACATTCGTTTATACCACAAGCTCATAACGTCGACTATTCAAATGAG ATTACGCACGAACTGCTGTGTGATGCAGTGCCCATGTCGGCAGCCGAAATGGAAGTATCCAGCACGGTTATTACgaacagcagtaacagcaacgacagcagcaataatTTGAGTTTAtgcagcagtagcagtagTAGTATTGCGATTAATCAGCTACCGCAACAAGCAACTGCACCTGCTGCAGCGCcccctcagcagcagcaacagcagcagcgtcagaTTCTGGTTGATTCCAATGGTCAGATTATTGGGAATTTCcttttgcaacaacaacagcagcaacagcgccagcagcagcaactgcagcagcagcaattatTACAACAGTTCACCTTGCAAGCAGCTGCacaacagcaccaacagcagcaacaacagcagcagcaacaacaacatcaacaggtgcaacagcagcaagccaCTAGCAGCAATGCGTTACATAAAACACATCAAACGTTGCCCATAACGTTGCGCAAGCCTTTTGAGATTAACAGCAATGGGGCTCAGCAGTTTTTGGCACCTAATCTTCtcgcacagcagcagcaacaacagcaactcgaacagcaacagcaagcacagcaaaagcagcaacaactacaacaatttgCTTTGCAACAGGCTCAATTGCATCAAAGACAATTGCTAGCGCAGGTAGCTAACAACAAtctgctgcaacaacagcaactgcagcaacaacaacagcagcagcaacaaagctATCAACAACAGCCGCAACAAAGCGTTGTGCCGCCCAAGTTCATAGCTAAGCCCCTGAACATTATATCGATGACACGACCAGCCAATGCATCGCCCAACACCGCTGCAACGCCTGCTGTTGtcgcaacaccaacagcagcaaataacCAACAGATTCCGTCCAGCTATGCCAATGTTGTTACGGCAGttcagcagcaaccagcaacagctcaacagcagcagcagcttaatCACAACAGTaatttgcaacagcaacaacagcagtctGTGCAGATACCCGTCTCAGCAGTTAACAATGTGCTGACAATGAAAGCAATGCCGCCATCAGGTGTACCGACAACTATAGCCCAGCAACGATTGCAGCCTAAAATGCCCACGGGCAAGGGACGCAAGGCGACCACCAATAGATTGCCACCGGGTGCTGTTAATCTAGAGCGAAGCTATCAAATATGTCAGGCTGTAATACAGAACAGTCCAAATCGCGAGAACCTCAAAGCCCAACTGCGTCCGCCGGCAGCTATTCTCAgccagcagcaggcaacaacaactgtcagCAGCACTAGCAGCAATACGCCATTGAATGTATCtactgtggctgccacaccGATGAGCAATCTCAGCACGGTTAGCAGCAATGTGatagcaacagctgctgccgccgcagcCCCACAGAATTTGAAGCAGGAGGAACTGCTTGGCGGGGCGGCCACCGTTGCTGCAGCGCCAGCCCTGCCCTCCGGTATGCCACCTAATGTAATGGGTGTGGGGAGACCAGGTGTCTACAAg GTAATCGGACCTCGCATGGGAGGCTTTCCGCGTAAGAAGTATGTGCAGAGAAAGCCATCACCCACAACAGTTATACGACATATGATGACAGCGGCGCCTGGTGCCACCAGCAATGCtgcacagcagctgcagttggcAACTGGGCAACAGGTGGCACAGCAGGCGCCGCCAACGACACCGGAACAGCTCCTGCATCAGAATGGAACTGGGCAGTACGTGTTGGTTCATCGCGCCAATGTGGGTGCAGCTGACAATCAAGCGCCACGTGCTTCGAGCGCCCCACCTATGCATCAAAATCAG TTTGTCACCGTGCAGAATCCGTTGCACAATCTGAACGGATTAACAATGGGCGGACGCGGGCGTCCGGCATCTGTTGACAATAACACGGCTGGCAACGGTGCGCCAGTGATTGCCAACAATGATGCACTGCATCATCATGAACTGCACccgcagcagttgcaacagcagcagttgggcAATGTCAGTGCGGCCGCGAATATTGTGCGGCGCAATGTCGCTGCAGGTAAATTGGTGTATTATTAG
- the LOC117570725 gene encoding polycomb protein Asx isoform X4, with amino-acid sequence MKTITPDTSTSAAPQEQQQQQQMPTQGATIPQQRQHIIPVIMEATAHVNLVDDDDEKDPLALDSAAHQTLPLETPQQQQHQQQQSAMNSTSPNKHTHSLRRHLPRIIMKSMPPEKKAAGNNEDALHNNAALPPTTAVTLTAATAQLAPSPAINAATTSTSASSSSTTSAPPVRGISSRRIQQQQQAKAAAAAAAAAAAATAAAAAAAAASTASPSSKAVTQASTMREVLASIPGFSVKPRRRSNKKLTTAAQIEQFKDGKIDLETPDSILASTNLRALLNKQTFSLLPPLYQHNLIQLLPSVDREASEVVQPPLQQPDEPSTSSGSGSGSVSSHEAIRLSASCLNNEFFARACLEWRERLSEGEFTPENQIKLKTEAEREKNKVDPWKLKHFEPYWGEKNAKRAPNSNPPTCKLKLEPSKQKLETTAADAAVVVTPPPPPSSTQTPTAPPPQPQQQQQEQQLQQATCDNETELKFNISTKCESTTTTTTTSTISIASENTATTGSSEATIATAETTVATINATTETLNKSSNNIISSSSNSSSSNALTEQHRRVLKRPSSSPSRRKRSDLSTIVSELPTTSKESKLIKREVVEMIVPNTTNIDEHATDELDAKLAVTINDQQPLINSTCAKNKATNTETLTTPTPTTASASIPATTSISTSTAVAATLNIIPTTIPVTTSHFAGYSPDVELVEDTKATPNVALPTATTASTSTTTRNHDFVFADTIDHATATIIKLDDPCDKQIEDSPTMPMTMASNSLSTTTSSSSLASSNCTSSSISSSLSSSCSSSNSSTTAATTTTLAAPISLATAAETTLADMQAMLSSVATLQQQQEQQQQSTPAVELNSSEMFQHVQHDWNFGGIKLMTSAPLNSDASTIDELHGAEQHLNDEAIHMMDVVNEAEDDDIVECHNLLDNNVTEAVAEEVDEDDDNVDEDDDIVECIDAEPQDQDEVMSAMVDHVIEDSEGDTVRDIVDKLQQHHQQQQEQQQQQQHQLHSQIQDVVQLAQHSFIPQAHNVDYSNEITHELLCDAVPMSAAEMEVSSTVITNSSNSNDSSNNLSLCSSSSSSIAINQLPQQATAPAAAPPQQQQQQQRQILVDSNGQIIGNFLLQQQQQQQRQQQQLQQQQLLQQFTLQAAAQQHQQQQQQQQQQQHQQVQQQQATSSNALHKTHQTLPITLRKPFEINSNGAQQFLAPNLLAQQQQQQQLEQQQQAQQKQQQLQQFALQQAQLHQRQLLAQVANNNLLQQQQLQQQQQQQQQSYQQQPQQSVVPPKFIAKPLNIISMTRPANASPNTAATPAVVATPTAANNQQIPSSYANVVTAVQQQPATAQQQQQLNHNSNLQQQQQQSVQIPVSAVNNVLTMKAMPPSGVPTTIAQQRLQPKMPTGKGRKATTNRLPPGAVNLERSYQICQAVIQNSPNRENLKAQLRPPAAILSQQQATTTVSSTSSNTPLNVSTVAATPMSNLSTVSSNVIATAAAAAAPQNLKQEELLGGAATVAAAPALPSGMPPNVMGVGRPGVYKVIGPRMGGFPRKKYVQRKPSPTTVIRHMMTAAPGATSNAAQQLQLATGQQVAQQAPPTTPEQLLHQNGTGQYVLVHRANVGAADNQAPRASSAPPMHQNQFVTVQNPLHNLNGLTMGGRGRPASVDNNTAGNGAPVIANNDALHHHELHPQQLQQQQLGNVSAAANIVRRNVAAGKLVYY; translated from the exons atgaaaaccaTAACGCCGGATACATCCACATCAGCAGCGCcacaagaacagcagcagcaacaacaaatgcccACTCAAGGCGCCACCATTccacaacagcgacagcataTTATACCTGTGATTATGGAAGCAACGGCGCACGTGAATCTCGtagacgatgacgatgaaaAGGATCCATTAGCTTTGGACAGCGCAGCGCATCAAACGCTGCCATTAGAGAcgccccagcagcagcaacatcaacagcagcagtccgCGATGAATTCAACGTCACCcaacaagcacacacatagtCTGAG GCGCCACCTGCCACGCATCATAATGAAATCCATGCCACCTGAGAAAAAGGCAGCAGGCAATAACGAAGATGCATTGCATAACAACGCTGCGTTaccgccaacaacagcagtaacgttaactgcagcaacagcgcaACTGGCGCCATCACCTGCCATCAACGCTGCCACTACATCCACCTCCGCCTCGTCCTCATCCACGACATCTGCACCACCTGTGCGTGGCATCAGCAGTCGTCGcatccaacagcagcagcaagctaAAGCGgctgcagcggcggcggcagcagcagcagcggcaacagcagccgcagcagcggcagcagcagcatcaacagcttCACCGAGTTCTAAGGCTGTTACCCAAGCGTCGACAATGCGTGAGGTACTGGCCTCGATACCGGGATTCAGTGTTAAGCCGCGTCGTCGCAGCAACAAGAAGCTTACAACTGCGGCGCAAATTGAGCAGTTTAAGGATGGCAAAATCGATTTGGAAACGCCAGACTCCATATTGGCATCCACAAACCTGCGCGCGTTGCTAAATAAGCAAACATTCTCATTATTGCCGCCACTGTACCAGCACAATCTTATTCAACTGTTGCCGAGCGTGGATCGCGAAGCCAGCGAGGTTGTGCAGCCACCGCTTCAGCAGCCGGACGAGCCGAGTACAAGCAGTGGGAGTGGCAGTGGTAGTGTCAGCTCCCATGAAGCCATACGATTAAGCGCCTCCTGCCTAAATAACGAGTTCTTTGCACGCGCCTGCTTAGAGTGGCGAGAACGTCTTAGCGAAGGCGAATTCACGCCAGAGAATCAAATAAAGCTGAAAACGGAAGCGGAACGGGAAAAGAACAAAGTCGATCCCTGGAAATTGAAGCACTTTGAGCCCTATTGGGGTGAGAAAAATGCGAAACGTGCACCGAATTCCAACCCGCCCACCTGTAAGCTTAAGCTCGAGCCCTCAAAGCAGAAGCTGgagacaacagcagctgatgcAGCTGTAGTAGTAacgccaccaccaccaccatcatcaACACAAACACCAACAGCACCACCtccacagccacaacagcagcagcaagaacaacaactacaacaagcaACATGTGATAATGAGactgaattgaaatttaatatt AGCACAAAGTGCGAATCCACAACCACGACAaccacaacatcaacaatatcCATAGCCAGTGAGAATACTGCAACTACTGGCAGTAGCgaagcaacaatagcaacagcagaaacaacagTGGCAACTATTaatgcaacaacagaaacattaaataaaagtagcaacaacatcattagcagcagtagcaacagcagcagcagcaacgcttTAACGGAGCAACATCGGCGCGTTCTGAAACGCCCGTCGAGCAGTCCATCACGACGCAAACGCAGCGATCTATCGACAATCGTCAGTGAGTTGCCAACAACGTCAAAAGAAAGCAAGCTAATAAAACGAGAGGTTGTGGAGATGATTGTTCctaatacaacaaatattgatGAGCATGCGACCGACGAGTTGGATGCAAAATTAGCAGTAACAATAAACGACCAGCAGCCACTTATAAACAGTACCTGTGCTAAAAACAAGGCAACAAATACGGAGACATTAACAacgccaacaccaacaacagcatctGCATCAataccagcaacaacatcaatatccacatcaacagcagtagcagcaacattAAACATTATACCTACAACAATTCCTGTGACTACCAGTCACTTTGCAGGCTACTCGCCGGATGTGGAACTTGTTGAAG ACACCAAAGCAACGCCTAATGTGGCGctaccaacagcaacaactgcgtCGACATCGACAACCACAAGAAACCATGACTTTGTATTTGCAGATACAATCGATCACG cgacagcaacaatcaTTAAACTGGACGATCCTTGTGATAAGCAGATTGAGGATTCACCAACAATGCCCATGACAATGGCCAGTAATTCGCTATCGACAACAACGTCATCGAGTTCGTTGGCGTCCAGCAATTGCACATCGTCATCGATATCATCTTCGTTATCATCGTCCTGTTCCAGCAGCAACTCCTCGACAACGGCTGCCACAACAACGACTTTGGCAGCCCCAATATCGCTAGCAACAGCTGCTGAAACAACGCTTGCTGATATGCAAGCAATGCTCAGCTCAGTGGCCACacttcaacagcaacaggagcaacagcaacaatcaaCGCCCGCCGTGGAATTAAATTCTAGTGAAATGTTTCAGCATGTTCAGCACGATTGGAACTTTGGTGGCATTAAATTGATGACATCGGCGCCATTAAATAGTGACGCATCAACAATCGACGAATTGCATGGAGCAGAGCAACATTTAAATGACGAGGCTATCCACATGATGGATGTGGTAAATGAAGCAGAGGATGATGACATTGTGGAATGTCACAATCTGCTGGACAATAATGTCACCGAGGCAGTGGCCGAAGAGGTTGACGAAGACGATGATAATGTCGATGAGGATGACGATATTGTTGAATGCATTGACGCTGAGCCACAAGACCAGGATGAAGTGATGAGTGCAATGGTTGATCACGTTATCGAGGACAGCGAGGGCGACACTGTGCGTGATATTGTTGACAAATtacagcagcatcatcaacagcagcaggaacaacagcagcagcaacaacatcaattgCATTCGCAAATTCAGGATGTGGTGCAATTAGCGCAACATTCGTTTATACCACAAGCTCATAACGTCGACTATTCAAATGAG ATTACGCACGAACTGCTGTGTGATGCAGTGCCCATGTCGGCAGCCGAAATGGAAGTATCCAGCACGGTTATTACgaacagcagtaacagcaacgacagcagcaataatTTGAGTTTAtgcagcagtagcagtagTAGTATTGCGATTAATCAGCTACCGCAACAAGCAACTGCACCTGCTGCAGCGCcccctcagcagcagcaacagcagcagcgtcagaTTCTGGTTGATTCCAATGGTCAGATTATTGGGAATTTCcttttgcaacaacaacagcagcaacagcgccagcagcagcaactgcagcagcagcaattatTACAACAGTTCACCTTGCAAGCAGCTGCacaacagcaccaacagcagcaacaacagcagcagcaacaacaacatcaacaggtgcaacagcagcaagccaCTAGCAGCAATGCGTTACATAAAACACATCAAACGTTGCCCATAACGTTGCGCAAGCCTTTTGAGATTAACAGCAATGGGGCTCAGCAGTTTTTGGCACCTAATCTTCtcgcacagcagcagcaacaacagcaactcgaacagcaacagcaagcacagcaaaagcagcaacaactacaacaatttgCTTTGCAACAGGCTCAATTGCATCAAAGACAATTGCTAGCGCAGGTAGCTAACAACAAtctgctgcaacaacagcaactgcagcaacaacaacagcagcagcaacaaagctATCAACAACAGCCGCAACAAAGCGTTGTGCCGCCCAAGTTCATAGCTAAGCCCCTGAACATTATATCGATGACACGACCAGCCAATGCATCGCCCAACACCGCTGCAACGCCTGCTGTTGtcgcaacaccaacagcagcaaataacCAACAGATTCCGTCCAGCTATGCCAATGTTGTTACGGCAGttcagcagcaaccagcaacagctcaacagcagcagcagcttaatCACAACAGTaatttgcaacagcaacaacagcagtctGTGCAGATACCCGTCTCAGCAGTTAACAATGTGCTGACAATGAAAGCAATGCCGCCATCAGGTGTACCGACAACTATAGCCCAGCAACGATTGCAGCCTAAAATGCCCACGGGCAAGGGACGCAAGGCGACCACCAATAGATTGCCACCGGGTGCTGTTAATCTAGAGCGAAGCTATCAAATATGTCAGGCTGTAATACAGAACAGTCCAAATCGCGAGAACCTCAAAGCCCAACTGCGTCCGCCGGCAGCTATTCTCAgccagcagcaggcaacaacaactgtcagCAGCACTAGCAGCAATACGCCATTGAATGTATCtactgtggctgccacaccGATGAGCAATCTCAGCACGGTTAGCAGCAATGTGatagcaacagctgctgccgccgcagcCCCACAGAATTTGAAGCAGGAGGAACTGCTTGGCGGGGCGGCCACCGTTGCTGCAGCGCCAGCCCTGCCCTCCGGTATGCCACCTAATGTAATGGGTGTGGGGAGACCAGGTGTCTACAAg GTAATCGGACCTCGCATGGGAGGCTTTCCGCGTAAGAAGTATGTGCAGAGAAAGCCATCACCCACAACAGTTATACGACATATGATGACAGCGGCGCCTGGTGCCACCAGCAATGCtgcacagcagctgcagttggcAACTGGGCAACAGGTGGCACAGCAGGCGCCGCCAACGACACCGGAACAGCTCCTGCATCAGAATGGAACTGGGCAGTACGTGTTGGTTCATCGCGCCAATGTGGGTGCAGCTGACAATCAAGCGCCACGTGCTTCGAGCGCCCCACCTATGCATCAAAATCAG TTTGTCACCGTGCAGAATCCGTTGCACAATCTGAACGGATTAACAATGGGCGGACGCGGGCGTCCGGCATCTGTTGACAATAACACGGCTGGCAACGGTGCGCCAGTGATTGCCAACAATGATGCACTGCATCATCATGAACTGCACccgcagcagttgcaacagcagcagttgggcAATGTCAGTGCGGCCGCGAATATTGTGCGGCGCAATGTCGCTGCAGGTAAATTGGTGTATTATTAG